The region ATGTGTCTCACCTCTGTCGTTCTCTGTATATCAGTTTCCTCTACCTGATGGGAACCAACACCACAAGCCTCACCTAACTCCAACTTCCCACAGCTTCTTGGAGAAGAAAGTCTCACTCTCATCCtcatggtgtggtcactcacttaagagccagacatcctggagtgtgaagtcaagtgggccttaggaagcattactatgaacaaagctagtggagatgatggaattccaactgagctatttcaaatcctaaaaaaaaatgatgctgttaaagttctgtactcaatatgccaacaaacttggaaaactcagcaatgaccataggaatggaaaaggtttttatttcagctttcattacaatcccaaagaaggggaatggcaaaaaatattcaaactactgtacaactgctctcatttcacatgctagcaaggtaatgctcaaaatccttcaagctaggcttcaacagtacatgaacctagaacttacagatgtacaagctggatttagaaaaggcagaggaaccagagatccaattgccaacatctgctggattatagaaaaagtaagagagttctagaaaaacatctacttctgcttcattgactatgactaaagcctttgactgtgtggatcacaacaaactgtaaaaaattcttaaagatgagaataccagaccaccttacctgcctcctgagaaacctgtatgtaggtcaagaagcaacagttagaacccaacATAGAATaaaggactggttcaaatttgggaaaggagtaagttaAGGCTGTActctgtcaccttgcttatttaacttatatgcagagtacattatgtgaaatgccaggctggatgaatcataagctggaatcaagattgccagcagaaatataaacaacctcagatatgcagatgatagcaccctaatggcagaaagcagaaaagaactaaagagcctcttgatgaaggtgaaagaggagagtgtaaaagctggcttaaaactcaacatgcttactccttggaaggaaagctatgacaaacctagacagctattaaaaagcagagacatcactttgccaacaaaggtccgtatgttcaaagctatggttcttccagtagtcatatacagatgtgagttggaccataaagaaggatgagcactgaaaaattgcttttaaactgtggtgctggagaagactcttgagagtcccttggacagcaaggatatcaaaccagtcagtcctaaagaaatcaaccctgaatattcattggaaggactgatgctgaagctccaatattttggctatgtgatgtgaagagctgactcatggaatggatgctgggaaagacttagggcaggagaaggggcgacagaggatgagatggttagacagcatcatcaacacaatggagatgaatttgagcaaactccaggagacaatggaggacagagaagcctggcatgctgcagaccgtggatgacaaagagtcagacatgacttagcaactaaacaacaactcatCCTCAAGTTCAGTTTGAAAAATAGGCAGAAAAGTTTCAGGCCAGCCAAGCTTGAGCCCTAAACCAAAGTCAAAAGGGCCTGTTTTTGTAAGAATATAGCCACGCCACCAGGACCACCAGcttggaggggaggggcaggggtgtcATAACGGGGGCCTCTGAGACATTTCCAATGGCATAGCTTGCCGCAGATACATACTGGGATCCCTTTAGGGCTTCAAAGTCAGAACATAATTTGTGGCACCCTAGGGTGGAGAACATGGCCTTGTCCCAACAGTGACGGTGGTAGTGGAAGGCATGGCATGGCTGATGGCCTTGGCTCCACTTGGAAGGGCAAAACTCCAACTACAAATGCTGCCTCCTAAATGAATATTGGTGGGTCCTTCCTGGGTGCCAAAGGGCAACTGACATTTGGTAAACATGAGACTGGGCCCACACCGGCAGACTGATCACGTTAGAGGGGCCCATTCTGCCCATGTAGGAAACCCAAACCTCACAGGTCACAAGTAGATCATGAAAATAGatgtaactaaaaaaaaaaaaaaaaagaaaaagaaaatagatgtaaCTGAAGTTTCGTCCAAttgaatcattttattttgtaataggTGTTCATTAAGTTGAGAGATAATGTTCatactcttcaaaaaaaaattatttatttggctgcgccgggtcttagctgtggcatgtgggatctagttccctgaccaaggattgaacccttaaGAGGacggagtcttaaacactggaccaccaaggaagacctcCACTGAATCATCTTAAACCATCACTAGGAACTGCTGAGTAAAGTCTCCCTTACGGCAGCTGGGTAGCCTGCCCCATAACTTTTTGGGCCTGACCATAGGGTAGGCCCAGTGGCTTTTTGTTGGTATAGAAAGAACCAGGGAATTTGCCCTGGGAGCACCTCACAATCAAATGGAAGGGAACTCCAGGCAAACAACCACAGTCCTTCAACCCTTAGGTGAGGTCATTCAGAGGCAACTGTTGTGCACTGGGCCCCAGAAGCACCTGATGCACTAAGCCCCCTAACTACTCTTCTTAACACATAATCTGCCTCCCCTTCCAGGGCTTTCTGTGATCACCTCCAACATAAACTGCTTGTACCTAATCCTGTCTCAGGAGCTCCTCCTCAGGGATCCACACCAACTCACCACACTGTAGTAGAGGAAGCAAGTGCTACCATCCAAAGGAGGCATATAAGGAGACAGAGGTGATAAGAAGGACAAGAGGTGGAGACCTCCCAAGAAGCCTCCTGAGGACATACTTGACCACAAAGGCTCAGACACCCAACTCAGGGTAGTACAGGAGACGTGCATTGATCAAACTCACACAAACAGAAGGTGAAATCACACACTCAGTGcttttaattcaaaatgaaaacatcatCATCAGATCTCTAACATCCACCTGACACCACCTTCTCTTCCCATAGACTGCTGGTGGGCATGGGCTGGGCTCTAAAGGAGTTATGGAGCCTCTCTGCTGAACAACTCACACCTCTGTGAACTGCAGCAGGGCTGGACACCCACAAACAAAATCCTTGATGATGGTGCCTAAGTAGGTGCAAAGGCAGAGGCCAGCTCCCCAACTCTGAAAGTCTCAAGAGACTCCTTTTGCACTGTGATGACAATGGGTTTGGAAGAAGAAAGTGGGCTGAATTCCAAGTAGCTGTTCCTTACTACCCCAGCACTAGGGACTGGTGGACTAGGGGCTGGCTGGCAGGGATGGGGAAAAATGGGGTCAAGGACAAACAGGGCTGGCCCAATGCAGAGGTCTGAAGATGTCACAAGGTAGCTCCAGGCACAGGATGTTCTGTGATTCCGCCTCTCTACCCTCTCCCCAGACCCCTTTTCTGCCAGCTTGTCCCATCCATTTGTTCTGAGTGTGGCAGTACACCAGAGCTGAGAGCAGgctgggaaggaggaggcagaTGCCAAACTTTACCTGGCTGTGCGTCCCTTTAACACCATCTCCTTGACCTTGTGAGGACTCCCATCCCAGTGTGGGTCAGTGGGACCAGGCAGCACTGAATTCTTTCTCTAGACCCTGGACAAACTGGTCATTGAGGAAGAGGAGCTGACCATGGGGCAGGAAGCGGGTGAGGATGCCCTCGATGTAGTCAGCCCTCAGCAGGAGGTTGGCACCTCCTGGAACCAGCAGTCGGAGGTGGTCAAGGAGAAGGCGAGCCAGCAATCGAAGAGTGCTCTCCACCAGCAGCAGGTTCTCGTGAGTATCCAGCACCAGGGCAAAGCCTATAGAGAGCACGCCTAGCCACACCACTGTCCGAGGCTCCTGGAAAGGGTCCCCTGGCGCCAGGCGGAAGACCCCACATGGGGCCTCATGAAGGGCAACCAGGTCATCTGAGGACTGGGGCTGCAGGTCCACAGCATGCCGGCCACAcgcctgctgctgcagctggaaCATGGACTCCACCTGCCTATGGAAAACAGGTGGGTCATGGACTTGTCATCCTCAGGATCACCCCTGGAGCTAGGAGCTGCCATTATCCCCCTAACTAGATGTAGAGACTGAGccctggaaagactgagggcagtgACC is a window of Budorcas taxicolor isolate Tak-1 chromosome 13, Takin1.1, whole genome shotgun sequence DNA encoding:
- the AP5S1 gene encoding AP-5 complex subunit sigma-1 isoform X1, yielding MSRSDARPLLACAGAQVQPPFCPFTRGTWPVIRSLQARKERYDAPSPVYLEVLKCVFSKGHSPTFKTRAMVHAFLIHTLRAAKAEEGLCRVLYSCFFGAENSPNDPQPHGAERDRLLRKEQILAVARQVESMFQLQQQACGRHAVDLQPQSSDDLVALHEAPCGVFRLAPGDPFQEPRTVVWLGVLSIGFALVLDTHENLLLVESTLRLLARLLLDHLRLLVPGGANLLLRADYIEGILTRFLPHGQLLFLNDQFVQGLEKEFSAAWSH
- the AP5S1 gene encoding AP-5 complex subunit sigma-1 isoform X2; the protein is MSRSDARPLLACAGAQVQPPFCPFTRGTWPVIRSLQARKERAMVHAFLIHTLRAAKAEEGLCRVLYSCFFGAENSPNDPQPHGAERDRLLRKEQILAVARQVESMFQLQQQACGRHAVDLQPQSSDDLVALHEAPCGVFRLAPGDPFQEPRTVVWLGVLSIGFALVLDTHENLLLVESTLRLLARLLLDHLRLLVPGGANLLLRADYIEGILTRFLPHGQLLFLNDQFVQGLEKEFSAAWSH
- the AP5S1 gene encoding AP-5 complex subunit sigma-1 isoform X3, coding for MVHAFLIHTLRAAKAEEGLCRVLYSCFFGAENSPNDPQPHGAERDRLLRKEQILAVARQVESMFQLQQQACGRHAVDLQPQSSDDLVALHEAPCGVFRLAPGDPFQEPRTVVWLGVLSIGFALVLDTHENLLLVESTLRLLARLLLDHLRLLVPGGANLLLRADYIEGILTRFLPHGQLLFLNDQFVQGLEKEFSAAWSH